In one window of Azoarcus olearius DNA:
- a CDS encoding transglycosylase SLT domain-containing protein codes for MKPRPPLPLARRHALAGLIVACTAAAQPAAGAETGPAASARQGRYLVEQALAYEHGEGVRRDPEHAAVLYCEAARLGDAEAMYSLGWMYANGRGLARNDGYAGTLFAMAAFLGNEHAGKLMRYTGYSGAVPDCLHPPRDSMLDDWRADEAIAAMSPERQRVARLLVEHAPRFGIRPRFALAIALAESNLNPNAVSPKNAMGVMQLIPETAERFQVRKPFDAEENIKGGLAYLRWLLAYFRGDIALAAAAYNAGEGNVDKYRGVPPFRETQRYVERILAFVRTRQHPFDTRVVDASPMIQAVPPLPGRGS; via the coding sequence ATGAAACCGCGCCCGCCTCTGCCGCTTGCCCGCCGGCATGCGCTGGCGGGCCTGATCGTCGCGTGTACAGCCGCCGCACAGCCGGCGGCTGGCGCGGAAACCGGCCCCGCAGCCTCCGCCCGCCAAGGGCGCTACCTCGTCGAACAGGCACTGGCCTACGAGCACGGCGAAGGGGTGAGGCGCGACCCGGAGCACGCGGCGGTGTTGTATTGCGAAGCCGCCCGCCTCGGCGACGCAGAAGCGATGTACTCGCTGGGCTGGATGTACGCCAATGGGCGCGGCTTGGCGCGAAACGACGGCTACGCAGGGACGCTGTTCGCGATGGCCGCGTTTCTCGGCAACGAGCACGCGGGCAAGTTGATGCGTTACACCGGCTACAGCGGGGCGGTACCCGATTGTCTCCATCCGCCGCGTGACAGCATGCTGGATGACTGGCGTGCCGACGAGGCCATCGCCGCGATGTCGCCAGAACGGCAAAGGGTGGCACGCTTGCTGGTTGAGCATGCGCCACGGTTCGGCATCCGACCGCGCTTCGCGCTCGCGATCGCGCTGGCCGAGTCCAATCTCAACCCCAATGCGGTGTCGCCGAAGAACGCGATGGGCGTGATGCAGCTCATTCCGGAAACGGCGGAACGCTTCCAGGTGCGCAAGCCCTTCGACGCCGAAGAAAACATCAAAGGCGGCCTGGCCTATCTCCGCTGGCTGCTGGCTTACTTTCGTGGCGACATCGCGCTCGCCGCCGCCGCCTATAACGCCGGCGAGGGCAATGTCGACAAGTACCGCGGCGTTCCACCGTTCCGCGAGACCCAGCGTTATGTGGAGCGCATTCTCGCGTTTGTCCGCACGCGCCAACACCCGTTTGATACCCGCGTTGTCGACGCCAGCCCGATGATCCAGGCGGTGCCGCCGCTGCCGGGGCGCGGCTCATGA
- a CDS encoding HDOD domain-containing protein has protein sequence MSLLTRPLPTVDAYVAHFSTQTLPVLRRTARAIDALRAEIDTVSSKKIAAVVLGDPLMTMKLLTYLETHRGSAQNHDITTIDRAVMMLGLGPFFSVFANMPTVEDTLAAHPKALLGVLKVMTRARRAAAFARDWAIIRHDLDVEEVTVAALLSEAAEIVCWVFAPVLTQQVYALQLADRSLRSVTAQRGVFGTTAHDIQLALIQAWHLPGLLVQLLDETQAEHPRVRTITLAANFARHLARGWDDAALPDDIDAIQALLRINRETLLRRLGAPDEVVPRFLPPEAPAQG, from the coding sequence ATGAGCCTGCTGACCCGCCCCCTGCCAACGGTTGACGCCTACGTCGCGCACTTCTCGACGCAGACCCTGCCGGTGCTCAGGCGTACTGCGCGCGCGATCGATGCGCTGCGCGCCGAAATCGATACCGTCAGCAGCAAGAAGATCGCCGCCGTCGTGCTCGGGGACCCGCTGATGACGATGAAGCTGCTCACTTATCTCGAAACCCACCGGGGATCGGCGCAGAACCACGACATCACCACCATCGACCGCGCCGTGATGATGCTCGGCCTGGGCCCGTTCTTCTCGGTGTTCGCCAACATGCCCACCGTGGAGGACACCCTCGCCGCCCATCCCAAGGCCTTGCTCGGCGTCCTCAAGGTGATGACGCGTGCACGGCGGGCGGCGGCCTTCGCGCGCGACTGGGCGATCATCCGCCACGACCTCGACGTCGAGGAGGTCACGGTGGCCGCGCTGCTCAGCGAGGCAGCGGAAATCGTGTGCTGGGTGTTCGCGCCGGTGCTGACCCAGCAGGTCTATGCCCTTCAGCTCGCGGACCGCAGCCTGCGCAGCGTCACCGCGCAGCGCGGGGTGTTCGGCACCACCGCACACGACATCCAGCTGGCGCTGATCCAGGCCTGGCATCTGCCCGGCCTGCTGGTGCAGTTGCTCGACGAAACGCAGGCCGAGCATCCGCGAGTGCGCACCATCACCCTCGCCGCAAATTTCGCCCGCCATCTCGCCCGTGGATGGGATGACGCCGCGCTGCCGGACGACATCGACGCCATCCAGGCGCTGCTGCGGATCAACCGCGAAACCCTGCTGCGCCGGCTCGGCGCACCGGATGAGGTCGTGCCCCGATTTCTGCCGCCGGAAGCACCCGCACAGGGTTGA
- a CDS encoding LemA family protein, with amino-acid sequence MSMSFAVFLAVIVISALYAVVIYNGLVQLKHNVAKAWANIDVLLKQRHDELPKLVEVCRQYKQFEQETLARVTEARARVASAREQHDVAALGAAEGMLRSGLGQIFAVAEAYPELRANEHFMQLQSRITALENAIADRREWYNEAVNVHNVRIEQFPDLLVARLFQFPSQPLLEFATAEKADVDLKALFNA; translated from the coding sequence ATGAGTATGTCCTTCGCCGTATTCCTCGCCGTTATCGTGATCTCCGCGCTGTACGCGGTGGTGATCTACAACGGCCTCGTACAGCTAAAGCACAATGTCGCCAAAGCCTGGGCCAACATCGACGTGCTGCTCAAGCAGCGCCACGACGAATTGCCCAAGCTGGTCGAGGTCTGTCGCCAGTACAAGCAGTTCGAGCAGGAAACCCTCGCCCGCGTGACCGAGGCCCGGGCACGCGTCGCCTCCGCGCGCGAGCAACACGACGTGGCGGCACTCGGCGCGGCGGAAGGCATGCTGCGCAGCGGGCTGGGGCAGATCTTCGCGGTGGCCGAGGCCTATCCCGAACTGCGTGCGAACGAACACTTCATGCAATTGCAGTCGCGCATCACCGCGCTCGAGAACGCGATCGCGGACCGCCGCGAGTGGTACAACGAAGCGGTCAATGTGCACAACGTGCGGATCGAGCAGTTTCCCGACCTGCTGGTGGCACGCCTGTTCCAGTTCCCCAGCCAGCCCCTGCTCGAATTCGCCACGGCCGAGAAGGCCGACGTCGACCTGAAAGCCCTGTTCAACGCCTGA
- a CDS encoding site-specific recombinase, protein MDNLLARFGLPGDDDTALWIALVDRLRPPRADQTETAVARLNDLAALLRTHPDLRAALRAALGRLFEERKQVSLYVASGLLPSTGFFSETARRLSDRLLPDVIDPAYMKDLLSAVFHRGDDEVWVRAIPDDCWQALLDTVLDDSPPPPRSPQLLPRGIGELLEAVRVLSYHISAIGLDPELVRVAPGLEEYESPFLAQNAEVLAWLAAFETWWQSGDELPPDDKHLEVMLQQCREVLQRVRKRATRIGTSLTLTFKLERLRQHLERLTDLLALLDRLGPERDVRRLTAPAVTLFKQLVHAECRKNRLSDYWSQNVELLSLRMTESASKTGERYITTTRKEYLGILGSAALGGVIIALMAALKVLLARQHFAPLNEALSFCLNYGLGFVLIHILGGTVATKQPAMTANAIAASVGEAGGKPRDLEGLASLIARTVRSQLAAILGNVGVAIPTAIALALAIQTVSGAPFVDAGKAAHLLEEVDPRSGALFFAGIAGVCLFLAGLIAGYYDNLSAYNRIPQRLAQLRWAGRWLGPQRLQRVANYVENNLGALAGNFFFGFLLGGASALGVLFGLPLDIRHIAFSSAYVGYATAATDFSLPWATIAYALFGVALIGLVNLAVSFSLTLYVALRARGISFAQGRDLVRVLLKHLRTRPRDFFLPPPEAGIVHGSTAGTTGDPPPASDPPRPQH, encoded by the coding sequence ATGGACAACCTGCTCGCCCGCTTCGGCCTGCCCGGGGACGACGACACCGCGCTGTGGATCGCGCTCGTCGACCGGCTGCGTCCGCCCCGTGCCGACCAGACCGAAACCGCGGTTGCGCGGCTGAACGACCTCGCCGCCCTGCTGCGCACCCACCCCGATCTGCGTGCCGCGCTGCGGGCCGCGCTCGGGCGCCTGTTCGAGGAGCGCAAGCAGGTGTCGCTCTACGTCGCCTCCGGCCTGTTGCCTTCCACCGGTTTCTTCTCGGAAACCGCACGCCGCTTGTCCGACCGCCTGCTGCCGGATGTCATCGACCCGGCCTACATGAAGGATCTGCTGTCGGCGGTGTTTCACCGGGGCGACGACGAGGTGTGGGTTCGCGCGATTCCCGACGACTGCTGGCAGGCGCTGCTGGACACCGTTCTCGACGACAGCCCGCCCCCGCCCCGCTCACCGCAATTGCTGCCCCGGGGCATCGGCGAGCTGCTGGAGGCGGTGCGCGTGCTCTCTTACCACATCTCCGCGATCGGCCTCGACCCGGAGCTTGTGCGGGTGGCCCCGGGCCTCGAGGAGTACGAATCGCCTTTCCTCGCCCAGAACGCCGAGGTCCTTGCCTGGCTAGCCGCGTTCGAAACCTGGTGGCAGTCGGGCGACGAGTTGCCCCCCGACGACAAACACCTCGAAGTGATGCTGCAGCAATGCCGGGAGGTACTGCAGAGGGTGCGCAAGCGGGCGACCCGCATCGGCACCAGCCTGACCCTGACATTCAAGCTGGAGCGCCTGCGTCAGCATCTCGAGCGCCTGACCGACCTGCTGGCCCTGCTCGACCGTCTCGGACCGGAGCGCGATGTGCGCCGGCTCACCGCGCCGGCGGTCACGCTGTTCAAGCAACTGGTACATGCCGAATGCCGCAAGAACCGGCTCTCCGACTACTGGAGCCAGAACGTCGAACTGCTGTCGCTGCGCATGACGGAGAGCGCCAGCAAGACCGGCGAACGCTACATCACCACTACCCGCAAAGAGTACCTCGGCATCCTCGGCTCGGCGGCGCTGGGCGGGGTCATCATCGCGCTGATGGCGGCGCTGAAGGTGCTACTGGCACGCCAGCATTTCGCGCCGCTGAACGAGGCGCTGTCGTTTTGCCTCAACTACGGCCTGGGCTTCGTGCTGATCCACATTCTCGGCGGCACCGTGGCGACGAAGCAGCCCGCAATGACCGCCAACGCGATCGCAGCGTCGGTGGGTGAGGCGGGTGGCAAACCCCGCGACCTCGAAGGGCTGGCGAGCCTGATCGCCCGCACCGTGCGTAGCCAGCTGGCGGCGATTCTCGGCAATGTGGGCGTGGCGATTCCAACGGCGATCGCGCTCGCCCTGGCGATCCAGACCGTGTCCGGCGCGCCGTTCGTCGACGCCGGCAAAGCTGCCCACCTGCTCGAAGAGGTCGATCCGCGCAGCGGCGCGCTGTTCTTCGCCGGTATCGCCGGGGTCTGCCTGTTTCTGGCGGGACTGATCGCCGGGTACTACGACAATCTGTCGGCCTACAACCGCATCCCCCAGCGTCTCGCCCAATTGCGCTGGGCCGGGCGCTGGCTGGGTCCGCAACGCCTGCAGCGCGTCGCCAACTATGTCGAGAACAATCTGGGCGCCCTCGCCGGCAACTTCTTCTTCGGATTCCTGCTGGGGGGCGCGAGCGCCCTCGGCGTGCTGTTCGGCCTGCCGCTGGACATCCGGCATATCGCCTTCTCGTCGGCCTACGTCGGCTACGCCACCGCGGCCACGGACTTCTCGCTGCCGTGGGCAACGATCGCCTATGCACTGTTTGGCGTTGCGCTGATCGGACTGGTGAACCTGGCCGTCAGCTTCTCGCTGACGCTCTACGTAGCCTTGCGTGCGCGCGGAATCAGTTTTGCCCAGGGCCGCGACCTCGTTCGCGTCCTGCTGAAACACCTCCGGACCCGGCCGCGCGACTTCTTCCTTCCGCCACCGGAAGCCGGCATCGTCCATGGCAGCACCGCGGGTACAACCGGCGATCCGCCCCCCGCCAGCGACCCGCCCCGCCCGCAGCACTAG
- a CDS encoding S1C family serine protease, which yields MMPLHIGTVRRFLTSALAVLLCALTVAPVAHADLADLLPRIKPSVVAIGTYQRTRSPAFRFLGTGFVVGNGRTVATNAHVIPDTLATDQLEALVVVLPGQEPGQTARQATRIATDRNHDLALLRLEGEQRLPALPLGEAEVREGQQIAFTGFPIGNALGVTPVTHRGIIAAITPIGIPQGNARDLNPTLVRRLGGGAFLVYQLDATAYPGNSGSPLFDPNTGTVIGIVNMVFVKSTKESVLSDPSGISYAIPVEHLRALLAGAP from the coding sequence ATGATGCCGCTGCACATCGGAACGGTCAGGCGCTTTCTCACCTCGGCGCTGGCGGTCCTGCTCTGCGCACTCACTGTCGCACCGGTCGCACATGCCGATCTGGCAGACCTGCTTCCGCGGATCAAGCCATCGGTGGTGGCGATCGGAACGTACCAGCGCACCCGCAGCCCTGCTTTTCGTTTCCTTGGCACCGGCTTCGTCGTGGGCAACGGCCGCACGGTGGCGACCAATGCTCACGTGATACCCGACACGCTCGCGACGGACCAGCTGGAAGCCCTGGTGGTGGTATTGCCGGGTCAGGAGCCCGGCCAGACTGCCCGCCAGGCCACCCGGATCGCGACCGACCGCAATCATGACCTCGCGTTGTTGCGCCTAGAGGGCGAGCAGCGATTGCCGGCATTGCCGTTGGGCGAGGCGGAAGTGCGGGAGGGGCAGCAGATCGCCTTCACCGGCTTTCCCATCGGCAACGCGCTGGGTGTCACGCCGGTCACACACCGCGGCATCATCGCCGCCATCACGCCGATCGGCATTCCGCAGGGCAACGCGCGGGATCTCAACCCCACCCTCGTACGCCGGCTGGGCGGAGGCGCATTTCTGGTCTACCAACTGGACGCCACCGCCTATCCCGGCAACAGCGGAAGCCCGCTGTTCGATCCGAACACCGGGACGGTCATCGGCATCGTCAATATGGTGTTCGTCAAATCGACCAAGGAAAGCGTGTTGAGCGATCCCTCGGGGATCAGCTATGCGATTCCGGTGGAACACTTGCGGGCGCTGCTGGCGGGCGCGCCCTGA
- a CDS encoding oxidoreductase, producing MATSFRAFVIDQDENKKVGGSLTTLSTDALDAGEVLIRVHYSSINYKDALAATGAGKIIRRFPCVGGIDLAGEVVESGAAGFRPGDKVIATSFDIGVAHHGGYAEYARVPAQWVLRLPPGLSLFESMALGTAGFTAALGIVRMEDNGLAPANGPVIVTGATGGVGGLAIDMLASLGYHVVALTGKEAEAGYLKMLGASEIKLRSSIDFDAARPLEAAQWAGAVDNVGGQVLHWVLATMKQAGTVASIGNAASFNISTTVFPFILRGVSLLGVDSGYMGFPMRQRVWDRLATDLKPRHLAAVTRTIAFDDLPGAFEAFIRGQVKGRTVVRIGA from the coding sequence GTGGCGACATCCTTCAGGGCTTTCGTGATCGACCAGGACGAAAACAAGAAGGTGGGCGGCAGCCTGACGACTCTGAGCACCGATGCGCTGGACGCCGGGGAGGTGCTGATCCGCGTTCATTACTCCAGCATCAACTACAAGGATGCGCTGGCCGCGACGGGCGCGGGCAAGATCATCCGCCGGTTTCCCTGCGTGGGCGGCATCGACCTTGCCGGCGAGGTGGTGGAGAGCGGCGCTGCCGGCTTTCGTCCCGGCGACAAGGTCATCGCCACCAGTTTCGACATCGGCGTCGCTCATCATGGCGGCTATGCCGAGTACGCCCGGGTGCCCGCGCAGTGGGTGTTGCGCTTGCCGCCCGGGCTGAGCCTGTTCGAGTCGATGGCGCTGGGCACCGCGGGGTTCACCGCCGCGCTCGGGATCGTGCGGATGGAAGACAACGGCCTGGCGCCCGCCAATGGTCCGGTCATCGTCACCGGGGCAACCGGCGGCGTGGGCGGGTTGGCGATCGACATGCTGGCCAGCCTCGGGTACCACGTTGTCGCGCTGACCGGAAAGGAAGCGGAAGCCGGGTATCTGAAGATGCTTGGGGCGAGCGAGATCAAGCTGCGCAGCAGCATCGACTTCGACGCCGCCCGGCCGCTGGAGGCCGCGCAGTGGGCCGGCGCGGTCGACAACGTCGGCGGGCAGGTGTTGCACTGGGTGCTGGCGACCATGAAGCAGGCCGGCACCGTCGCCAGCATCGGCAACGCCGCCAGCTTCAACATCAGCACCACCGTGTTCCCGTTCATCCTGCGCGGCGTCAGCCTGCTCGGGGTCGATTCCGGCTACATGGGCTTTCCGATGCGGCAGCGGGTTTGGGACCGGCTCGCCACCGACCTCAAGCCCCGCCATCTCGCGGCCGTTACCCGGACTATCGCGTTCGATGACCTGCCGGGCGCGTTCGAGGCCTTCATCCGGGGGCAGGTCAAGGGCCGGACGGTCGTCCGGATCGGCGCCTGA
- a CDS encoding nucleotide sugar dehydrogenase, translating to MTTIAVIGLGYVGLPLAVAFGKQFRTIGFDLSAEKVAAYKDFIDPTGEVSSEELKAAEHLSCHTDPAVLREADFVIVAVPTPVDEAHNPDFTPLVKSSETVGRNLKPGAIVVYESTVYPGATEEVCIPILERESGLKWKEGFFVGYSPERINPGDKERTVTKIVKVVSGDTPETLATVERVYGAVITAGVYPASSIKVAEAAKVIENTQRDLNIALMNELAVIFHKIGIDTLEVLKAAGTKWNFLPFRPGLVGGHCIGVDPYYLTYKADMLGYHPQVILAGRRINDGMGKYVAEQTVKQMIAAGSSIKGAKVVVLGLTFKENCPDLRNSKVIDVIRELQSYGCDVIVHDPVAAAAEAVHEYGVDLVAWDALPTAEAVVAAVSHREYLDMPLAQMLGKLKPGGVFVDVKSAYDPAQLTAAGARLWRL from the coding sequence ATGACAACCATTGCTGTCATCGGCCTGGGCTATGTAGGGCTGCCGCTTGCGGTAGCGTTCGGCAAACAGTTCCGGACGATCGGGTTCGACCTCTCCGCCGAGAAGGTCGCCGCGTACAAGGATTTCATCGATCCCACCGGTGAAGTGTCCAGTGAAGAACTCAAGGCCGCGGAGCATCTCAGCTGCCATACCGACCCGGCTGTCCTGCGCGAGGCGGATTTCGTCATCGTCGCGGTGCCCACTCCGGTCGACGAGGCCCACAACCCCGATTTCACACCGCTGGTGAAGTCTTCCGAGACGGTCGGCCGCAACCTCAAGCCGGGTGCGATCGTCGTCTACGAATCCACGGTTTACCCCGGGGCGACCGAGGAGGTCTGCATTCCCATCCTCGAGCGGGAATCCGGCCTCAAGTGGAAGGAAGGTTTCTTCGTGGGCTACTCGCCCGAACGGATCAACCCGGGCGACAAGGAACGCACCGTCACCAAGATCGTGAAGGTCGTATCGGGCGATACGCCCGAGACCCTGGCGACGGTGGAACGGGTGTATGGCGCCGTAATCACCGCAGGGGTGTATCCGGCAAGCTCGATCAAGGTGGCCGAAGCCGCTAAGGTTATCGAGAACACCCAGCGCGACCTCAACATCGCGCTGATGAATGAACTGGCGGTCATCTTCCACAAGATCGGCATCGACACCCTTGAAGTGCTGAAGGCAGCTGGCACGAAGTGGAACTTCCTGCCCTTCCGCCCCGGTCTGGTCGGCGGTCATTGCATCGGCGTCGATCCTTACTATCTGACCTACAAGGCCGACATGCTCGGCTATCACCCGCAGGTCATCCTTGCCGGACGTCGGATCAATGACGGGATGGGCAAGTATGTGGCCGAGCAGACGGTGAAGCAGATGATCGCCGCGGGCTCCAGCATCAAGGGGGCGAAGGTGGTCGTTCTCGGCCTGACCTTCAAGGAAAACTGCCCTGACCTGCGCAACAGCAAGGTCATCGATGTCATCCGCGAATTGCAGAGCTATGGCTGCGACGTGATCGTCCACGACCCGGTCGCCGCTGCCGCCGAGGCGGTGCACGAATACGGCGTCGACCTCGTCGCATGGGACGCGCTGCCGACCGCGGAAGCCGTTGTGGCGGCTGTCTCGCATCGCGAGTACCTGGACATGCCGCTTGCGCAGATGCTGGGCAAGCTGAAGCCGGGAGGCGTGTTTGTCGACGTGAAGTCGGCCTACGACCCTGCCCAACTCACAGCCGCAGGCGCGCGGCTGTGGCGTCTGTAA
- a CDS encoding ATP-binding cassette domain-containing protein translates to MPLLSVENACLAFGHVDLLDHAEFQLDAGERVALIGRNGSGKSSLLRALAGQSALDDGSVWRQSALVTAYVPQEADFELERDVFSTVADGLGDAARLLVAYHAAMLAVAEDASADNLAQLDQLQHDVEAADGWRLNQRVEQMLARLGLPGAAKVSSLSGGGVKRVALARALVAEPDLLLLDEPTNHLDLDGILWLEGLIRDFRGAVVVITHDRVFLDNVATRIVELDRGRLASYPGRFSDYQRRKAEELDAEEKANARFDKLLAQEEVWIRKGVEARRTRNEGRVRRLESLRRERAARRDRLGNVNLAMDRGEKSGQMVAELTGVGKRYGDRYVVRDFSTRIMRGDRVGLIGPNGAGKTTLLKLILGELAPDEGTIRRGTRQTVAYFDQLRAQLDPELTLTEVISPGSDYVEIGGERKHVIGYLGDFLFAPQRARSPVKSLSGGERNRLLLARLFARPANVLVLDEPTNDLDIETLDLLEELLAGYDGTLFLVSHDRAFLDNVVTQVIAAEGDGRWGEYAGGYADWLRVRETRESRAPAAPKAEPAPKPAQAPKPAASRPARLSFNEKRELEGLPDRISALEAEQSSLHARMADPALYQQAPQEVASIKARLDALEGEIEAALLRWEALESRAEGG, encoded by the coding sequence ATGCCCCTGCTTTCCGTAGAAAACGCCTGTCTCGCCTTCGGGCACGTCGACCTGCTGGACCACGCTGAATTTCAGCTGGACGCGGGCGAGCGCGTCGCCCTGATCGGCCGCAACGGGTCGGGCAAGTCCAGCCTGTTGCGGGCGCTCGCCGGGCAGTCCGCGCTGGACGACGGCAGCGTCTGGCGTCAGTCGGCGCTGGTGACCGCGTATGTCCCGCAGGAGGCCGATTTCGAGCTGGAGCGCGACGTCTTTTCCACCGTCGCCGACGGCCTGGGCGACGCTGCACGCCTGCTGGTGGCGTATCACGCAGCGATGCTGGCGGTGGCGGAGGACGCCAGTGCGGACAATCTCGCGCAGCTCGACCAGCTTCAGCACGATGTTGAAGCGGCCGACGGCTGGCGGCTCAACCAGCGCGTGGAGCAGATGCTGGCCCGCCTCGGACTGCCGGGCGCGGCAAAGGTTTCCAGTCTGTCCGGCGGCGGCGTGAAACGCGTGGCGCTGGCCCGTGCGCTGGTGGCCGAGCCGGACCTGCTGTTGCTCGACGAACCCACCAACCATCTGGACCTCGACGGCATCCTCTGGCTTGAAGGCCTGATCCGCGATTTTCGCGGCGCGGTGGTCGTGATCACCCACGACCGGGTGTTTCTCGACAACGTCGCCACCCGCATCGTGGAACTCGATCGCGGCCGCCTCGCCAGCTATCCCGGCCGTTTCTCCGACTACCAGCGCCGCAAGGCGGAGGAGCTCGACGCCGAAGAGAAGGCCAACGCGCGTTTCGACAAACTGCTGGCGCAGGAAGAGGTTTGGATACGCAAGGGGGTGGAGGCGCGGCGGACCCGCAACGAAGGACGCGTCCGCCGGCTGGAATCGCTGCGCCGCGAGCGCGCCGCGCGCCGTGACCGCCTGGGCAACGTCAACCTGGCCATGGACCGCGGCGAAAAGAGCGGGCAGATGGTGGCGGAGCTGACGGGCGTCGGCAAACGCTATGGCGATCGCTACGTGGTGCGCGATTTCTCCACGCGCATCATGCGCGGCGACCGCGTTGGCCTCATCGGTCCCAATGGTGCCGGCAAGACCACGCTGCTCAAGCTCATCCTCGGCGAGCTTGCGCCCGATGAAGGCACGATCCGTCGCGGAACGCGGCAGACCGTCGCCTACTTCGACCAGTTGCGCGCGCAGCTCGACCCCGAATTGACACTGACCGAGGTCATCAGCCCGGGCTCCGACTACGTCGAGATCGGGGGCGAGCGCAAGCACGTCATCGGCTACCTCGGCGATTTCCTGTTCGCGCCGCAGCGCGCCCGCTCGCCGGTCAAGTCACTCTCCGGCGGTGAGCGCAACCGCCTGCTGCTGGCCCGGCTGTTCGCGCGTCCGGCCAATGTGCTGGTGCTGGACGAACCCACCAACGACCTCGACATCGAGACCCTGGATCTGCTCGAGGAACTGCTCGCGGGGTATGACGGCACGCTGTTCCTCGTCAGCCACGACCGTGCCTTCCTCGACAACGTCGTCACCCAGGTCATCGCCGCCGAGGGAGATGGCCGCTGGGGTGAGTACGCGGGCGGCTACGCCGACTGGCTGCGCGTGCGTGAAACGCGGGAGAGCCGCGCACCGGCGGCGCCCAAAGCCGAGCCGGCGCCCAAACCCGCTCAAGCGCCCAAACCGGCGGCCTCGCGCCCGGCGCGCCTGTCCTTTAACGAGAAGCGGGAACTGGAAGGGCTGCCGGACCGTATCAGTGCGCTGGAGGCGGAACAGTCCAGCCTGCACGCGCGCATGGCGGACCCTGCGCTCTACCAGCAAGCGCCTCAGGAGGTCGCCAGCATCAAGGCACGGCTGGATGCGCTCGAGGGGGAGATCGAAGCGGCGCTGCTGCGTTGGGAAGCCCTCGAAAGCCGGGCAGAGGGCGGCTGA